The Syngnathus typhle isolate RoL2023-S1 ecotype Sweden linkage group LG16, RoL_Styp_1.0, whole genome shotgun sequence genome includes a region encoding these proteins:
- the LOC133169615 gene encoding uncharacterized protein LOC133169615: MEPHQGRIAIGGDSPAAMKRRQRTPQDEDPEEDILELGPSSPPSSSSSSHSPLSAMPASASALLALASPATRRSISMGDFRRVTGAMLAASEPGSASATAPSSKLVTPSSSMEFEAARRRLLEVEERQRVIREMERRLEELREVFVRSEQEVVVHGERLARISGAAQQSEIYVAEGSQRLKKGLKFKKHRPTIVFSSMLGLRTCLPWPVKFK, encoded by the coding sequence ATGGAGCCGCACCAGGGACGCATCGCTATCGGAGGTGACTCGCCGGCGGCCATGAAGAGACGACAGAGGACCCCTCAGGATGAAGACCCCGAGGAGGACATCCTAGAGCTGGGTCCATCCTCTCCtccatcctcttcctcctcctcccactccCCTCTTTCAGCGATGCCTGCCTCTGCGTCCGCCCTCCTGGCTTTGGCATCGCCGGCTACCCGTCGCTCCATCTCCATGGGCGACTTCCGTAGGGTGACGGGCGCCATGCTCGCTGCCTCGGAGCCAGGGTCTGCCTCGGCCACGGCGCCGTCCTCCAAGCTAGTGACACCGAGCTCCAGCATGGAGTTCGAAGCGGCTCGCCGGCGCCTCCTGGAGGTGGAGGAGCGCCAGCGGGTCATACGAGAAATGGAGAGGCGACTCGAGGAGCTGCGGGAGGTGTTTGTGCGCTCCGAGCAGGAAGTGGTGGTACACGGGGAGCGGCTGGCCAGGATATCGGGTGCCGCCCAGCAAAGCGAGATCTACGTGGCCGAGGGCAGCCAGCGACTTAAGAAGGGACTCAAGTTCAAGAAGCACCGGCCCACTATTGTGTTCTCCTCCATGCTGGGACTCCGAACGTGCCTGCCTTGGCCCGTGAAGTTCAAGTAG
- the LOC133169088 gene encoding kelch domain-containing protein 1-like yields MELSLLVRRSELVARERSGHTAVVEGNLLYVWGGYMSVDEDEVFLPNDEFWVYDLVQGEWQVFHMTGEVPPSMSGACSCSLNGHMYIFGGCDDNGQTNQIYRVNLAGDHYAWTKVVHRVGSAPSPRDKLSCWVYKRRIIYFGGYGHKLLAEVDRRNRSFIVDDLSEDIVWGWNNEVHIFDPTQSSWTRPQTHGRAPAPRAAQACTMLGNRGYICGGRVKETRTNDIHCLDFDSWTWSEIVPVSSVPVGRSWHSLTAASDNTLFLFGGLSMDCKPMSDAWLFDVPTKRWREVQHPFKNKPRLWHTACPGKDSDVIVFGGSCDYILLFDTGHCNDALVFQMAPYPLFRICEDYIAKEASENDLLRKQVPLLPPRLCAAVHRRMSFYRLSKKQHTQVL; encoded by the exons ATGGAATTGTCGCTGTTGGTGAGACGCTCGGAACTGGTGGCCCGAGAGCGCAGCGGCCACACGGCAGTGGTGGAGGGCAACCTGCTCTATGTATGGGGAGGCTACATG TCTGTAGATGAGGACGAAGTGTTCCTACCCAATGATGAATTCTGGGTGTACGACCTCGTACAAGGAGAATG GCAAGTATTCCATATGACAGGGGAAGTCCCACCATCCATGTCAGGTGCCTGCAGCTGTTCCCTAAATGGGCACATGTATATATTTGGAGGTTGTGATGACAATGGCCAGACCAATCAG ATCTATCGCGTCAACCTGGCAGGCGATCATTACGCATGGACCAAAGTGGTGCACCGCGTTGGTTCGGCGCCATCGCCTCGAGACAAACTGTCCTGCTGGGTTTACAAAAGAAG GATAATCTACTTTGGAGGATATGGTCACAAATTGCTAGCAGAGGTTGACAGAAGaaacaggagcttcattgtagATGATTTATCGGAG GACATTGTGTGGGGCTGGAATAATGAGGTTCACATATTCGACCCCACACAATCCAGTTGGACTCGCCCTCAAACACACGGCCGTGCTCCGGCCCCCCGAGCCGCCCAGGCCTGTACCATGCTCGGAAATCGGGGATACATTTGTGGCGGACGAGTTAAG GAAACTCGAACGAATGACATTCACTGCTTGGACTTTGACTCCTGGACGTGgtcagaaat AGTTCCTGTATCCAGCGTTCCGGTGGGCAGGTCATGGCATTCGCTCACAGCGGCGTCTGACaacactttgtttttatttggaggTCTCAGCATGGACTGCAAACCTATGA GCGACGCCTGGCTCTTTGACGTGCCGACAAAGAGATGGAGAGAAGTTCAACATCCTTTTAAGAACAAGCCAAG GTTGTGGCACACGGCCTGTCCCGGCAAGGACTCCGATGTCATTGTGTTTGGAGGCAGCTGTGATTACATCCTCCTTTTTGACACT GGACACTGCAATGATGCACTCGTCTTCCAGATGGCGCCATATCCACTCTTCAG GATTTGCGAGGACTACATCGCAAAGGAGGCAAGCGAGAACGACCTGCTCCGAAAGCAGGTTCCACTTCTTCCTCCTAGATTGTGCGCAGCGGTGCATAGGAGAATGTCTTTCTACAGGCTTTCAAAGAAACAACACACGCAAGTTCTGTGA
- the LOC133169089 gene encoding uncharacterized protein LOC133169089, with amino-acid sequence MGSGTSRGTKVAPAGLGEGNPAKKTSSSGAPSKKDAFDALKVHARRRSPMDCHSAGHDSQLSGDDDDADAELDSYGETEEAVRRRGKKNQAASKKAFTRSRTYGLCHFSSGDEEEQQQGASSASSSSSGLGGAQGPQGSRGAGNNQRAHDAFAPPPHCSPQAFLSTGPREDVVPLSQTQTTFGHNPPHLATPVILYDGSEEELMDIIEREFS; translated from the exons ATGGGCAGCGGAACGAGCCGCGGAACTAAAGTGGCACCTGCGGGGCTCGGCGAGGGCAATCCTGCTAAGAAAACTTCTTCTTCAGGCGCTCCGTCCAAAAAAGACGCCTTCGACGCTTTGAAGGTCCACGCACGCCGCCGATCACCGATGGACTGCCACAGCGCTGGCCACGATTCGCAGCTCTCTGGGGACGACGACGACGCGGACGCCGAGCTGGACAGCTACGGCGAGACGGAGGAGGCGGTTCGCCGGAGGGGGAAGAAGAACCAGGCGGCATCCAAGAAGGCGTTCACGAGATCCAGGACATACGGATTGTGTCACTTCAGTAGCGGGGATgaagaggagcagcagcaggggGCGTCTTctgcctcttcttcctcctccggcCTCGGTGGGGCACAGGGGCCACAAGGCTCCCGGGGAGCAGGCAACAACCAGAGGGCACATGATGCCTTCGCACCTCCGCCTCAT TGTTCTCCTCAAGCCTTCTTGAGCACAGGACCAAGAGAAGATGTTGTTCCCTTATCCCAAACACAGAC CACTTTTGGCCATAACCCACCTCACCTCGCCACACCGGTCATTCTTTATGACGGCTCAGAGGAAGAATTGATGGATATCATTGAGAGGGAATTTAGTTGA